A stretch of Desulfotalea psychrophila LSv54 DNA encodes these proteins:
- the thiH gene encoding 2-iminoacetate synthase ThiH — protein MFTPLNKTETDAHIEGVSAADVERILRAGKCSAEEIGILLSPVAEAFLPQMAELARKLTLRRFGKTMQVYAPVYLSNYCSNNCVYCGFAAKNKIVRKCLSEEEIARETEILYNRGFRQILLVTGEANKKMGVHELAKVATDLKERFSSISIEVQPFDTDDYKTLFAAGVTGVAVYQETYQRDLYAELHLSGKKTDYDYRLATPARACAAGMREVGIGALLGLGDWRFEGINLAYHLQWLRRHYWQTAFTVSFPRMRPASGGFEPAHPMSARELSQLIFALRILDPDVGLLVSTREEVAFRDGMVGFAPTRYSAGSSTTPGGYGDPDVAGEQWDMGDNRSVEEVIEMLLKKGFDPVYKDWDSSFQSFAC, from the coding sequence ATGTTTACACCGCTTAACAAAACAGAGACAGATGCCCATATAGAAGGTGTGAGCGCCGCTGATGTAGAACGTATTTTGCGGGCCGGCAAATGTTCTGCCGAGGAGATAGGTATACTCCTTTCACCAGTGGCAGAAGCATTTCTTCCACAGATGGCGGAACTTGCCCGTAAGTTGACCCTGCGTAGATTTGGCAAGACAATGCAGGTCTATGCCCCCGTTTATCTTTCCAATTACTGTTCCAATAACTGTGTCTACTGTGGATTTGCGGCAAAAAACAAAATTGTTCGTAAATGTCTGTCAGAAGAGGAGATAGCAAGGGAGACAGAGATCCTCTATAATCGGGGTTTTCGGCAAATTCTCCTTGTTACCGGTGAAGCCAATAAAAAAATGGGTGTTCATGAATTGGCAAAGGTGGCGACAGATCTTAAGGAGAGGTTCTCCTCTATCTCCATAGAGGTCCAGCCCTTTGACACCGATGACTATAAGACACTCTTTGCAGCCGGTGTTACGGGCGTTGCCGTTTATCAGGAGACCTACCAGCGAGATCTCTATGCAGAGCTTCATCTCTCGGGTAAAAAGACGGATTATGACTATCGTCTTGCCACTCCTGCCCGGGCCTGTGCGGCCGGGATGCGTGAGGTGGGTATTGGCGCCCTCTTGGGTCTTGGCGATTGGAGATTTGAGGGTATCAACCTTGCCTATCATCTTCAATGGCTACGCAGGCATTATTGGCAGACTGCCTTTACTGTTTCCTTTCCGAGGATGCGTCCTGCCAGTGGCGGCTTTGAACCTGCCCATCCCATGTCTGCAAGAGAGTTGAGCCAATTGATATTTGCTCTCAGAATCCTTGATCCTGATGTGGGTCTCCTTGTCTCTACCCGGGAAGAGGTGGCCTTTCGTGATGGTATGGTAGGCTTTGCCCCCACCCGCTATTCGGCTGGTTCAAGCACTACTCCAGGTGGATACGGTGACCCCGATGTTGCAGGAGAGCAGTGGGATATGGGCGATAATCGCTCTGTGGAAGAGGTGATTGAGATGCTTCTTAAGAAAGGTTTTGACCCCGTATATAAGGATTGGGATTCAAGCTTTCAATCCTTTGCTTGTTAG